The genome window CGAATTACGCCTCTCGTCACATCGGCAGAGCTGTTGTGTTGGTGATATTGGACAGCTCCAATTTTATCAATCAGGAACACATAGGATATGGTAGTTATTGATAGGTAACGACGACGAGGTACGGCTGATGGATACCATGAACATCCCGAGTTCACCCCCCATAATGCAAATTCGCCAGGGTTGTAGACCATTACAGTACACTCAAGCTAGGAATACATGTCAATCAGGCACCAGGCATATAGAGACGCATACTTAGAACCACAAAAGGATAATCATCGACATGTCAACACGGAAATTCACAGCACCGTCGCGTTTATCATCAAGATTCCAAGAAGTCCAAAGGTCGGCCCACACTGCAGTGGAAACGCTTAACGACAAAAGGTCCAACATCCGAGGTAACCTCTTGCGACCATCTCTCATCACAGCCCAAAAAGGCATCAAAGTATGCCAAGACCGTGACAGACTTTGGTGGCGTCATACATATACAGAAACTCATGAAGTAAATGGCCCACGAAGTTCGCTTGAAGGACTATCAGTACGCCAATTGCAGTTCTTACCTCTTCTCCCCATGGTCTCCAGTGATAATACAACGTCAACTTCTGTCCTGAGGGGAACTTGTGCCGCGGAACCTTGTTGGAACTCGCGATATCTTTCGGTCGCTAAATgtgacagtgacagtgacagaAGCGATGAAGAGTTTTTCATAATGGATTGACACCGGAGTCATGGTAAAGAAACGAGGTCCAAACCGTGAATAAACTTCAATGTTCAACCGGAAGAAGAATAGTTATTGTTGTAGTCGAGTAGTTGCCGCATCCGGAGGATAGTGTGATAACTCTTGCTCGTGGGTCATGGGCGAAGTATCGGAACATGACTCAAGACGACCCATTCACCAAACCACGACTGACTCCCAAGCTCTTGTAATCAAAACCGCAGTCCAGTATATCGAATGCCTTTACCATCTCTCGGGAATAATGCAATTAGTTTGGTGAGAAATCATGTTCTCGGTGACATATCGATGAGTTCCAAGATCGTAATTCCGGAGTGTTATTGCCGTGTTGAAGACCAATCGATCAGCCATGGAGTCGATGTTGGATACATTGAAATAATGGACTAATGTGTCATTCAAGATACAGTATGGAAGTTACTGGGAAATGCATCTGACATACATTTCATCGGTAGTTCCTTAAACAACACTTCTGGAAGAATGATGAGTGAGCAGTGAGGTCTTCTTATACTTATGGATTCCGAATGTTCCTGCACGCTGAAAGTCAGATGGCCCTCCATAAACTTTGACAAGAATTCTCCAGAGAATATGGCTTGCATCCGCATTCCCTCACCAGTCATTCCAAAGCTCCTGGTGTGGAGTGTGCATCTCACGTATGCCAGAATGCACATCAAGAATGCACATCTCAGCACCCCTCTGGCAGATATAGAATATAAAAAGCACTTCTgattaaatatttattatttacttGAATTTGAAGCTCTTAGATTCGTCTCAAGTTCACGATTCTCGAAGAACCAATATTTGCCAGACTGCGCAATGATAGCTGAAAGCTGGGAGGCTAGGAATGTCGGAGTACCAAATTCAGAGTTGTAGGGCCATATAAACTTTAGAATATTTCTAGATGTCAACTCACCGCTACTTGATTTGAAAGTTAATTCCAAGTTGCTGGGGAACCAGGcggagaagttgatgtttTGTTGATCCATTTTCTTGCATTCAGTTAATACATTGCTGCAAACGATGAGCCTGGTATGGAGAATCTCTTTTTGAACATGAATGAAATGAGGACTGAAGAAGATAACCTCAAgtcaaagaacaagagctCATATGTCGAGAACTTTGAGGCTCTCGTTGTCTCGTAGTCTTCGAGGAGATGTGCGCATGATCGGCGTCTAACAAACGTATAACGCCCCGCCATCTGACTTGCATGTCGGAGATGAGGAATCTATCCTCATTCCCGCTACTGATACTCCGTAATTCATCGACTGATAATATAATCATATTTGAGGAAGCAATAGACATGAATGAGTGCTGTAGGAGCGGTTAGTGTAGTACTGATGTCGAGAAGTCTCGACGGCTTGCTGGTCGACAGACAGCTTCATTCGACATGAACCATACAATGATTGACAATGGAAGGCAGAAAACATGCAGCAGCATCAAAATCAAAGAAGCATCATAAGAGCCCAGAAAGCCACTGGATTCCAGAATTACCCCTTTGGCATTCAAGATGCAGGTCTTGTGTGGAAGATGAGTCTTGCAGGCAAAACCATACCCTCCACGCCAACATTCTTGAAGGCGTGAAGTGGGAGCTGAGAATGCGAAGTGGTTTCTTCCGTGATGAAGCTCTTATGGACAGATATACGCTTTTGAGTTGATATATATTGGCTGCGAATAAGGTGAATACTGAGATGGCAGAATTTGTCAGCTTCATGAGTGATACTGGTCAATAATTCTCGTCATGTTCAGCTGAGTAGAATCTCTTGATGGAAAGAGATATCTAGATTCTTGAGCAGCTATCCTCGACCGTTTTCAGCCCTGTCATACTGTTTATAGTGGCGTTTGACTTGTTCACTGGAATTTCTCCCATCACTGAGCTCAGGGCGGTGAAGAAAAACAACTGAATATAGAAGCATCTTGGAAGCTGATGGTGGGGTTGGACTGTTAGAAAATCCGGCGCACGGGCCAGCGTCGGGTCCCAACCTCGGGCAATAAGAATGTGGTAGAGAAACTTTTTTTTCCTCTCTCCCTTCTTAAAGAGCCCAAGTTCTGAAAATGACTTCACGCGTCCAACTCCCACGGTGAAACCATTCGCCATTGATCGGGAGATATAAGCAACAAAAAACAACATCATAATGGCTTCATCGAGGATATTCATCAAGGGTTTGCCACCCAGTATCTCGGAGGCTGACTTTCGGAAGCACTTCTCCGCCCAAGGTCGCGAGATTACCGATGTCAAGCTGATTCCCCAGCGACGCATTGGCTATGTGGGCTACAAGACACCCGAAGATGCCTCAAAGGCAGTCAAGTACTTCAACAGGTCTTACATTCGCATGTCCAAGATCGCCGTCGAGACTGCGCGACCCGTGAGTTGACTCCTCTAAATGTCTTGACTTCTCATACTGATGGAATGCTAGATCTCAGACCCCGCCCTCACCAAAGGCCAGAGCGCCTGGCATTCCAAAGCtgcatcaacaccatccacAACAATCAAGGGCAATGAGCAGCCCGCTGAAAGGGAGTCAGACTCGAGCTTGAGAAAGCGCAAGCGAGATGAGCCCCAGCCGGCGGACCCGAAGCTACGCGAGTTCCTTCACGTAATGAAGGAAGGCAGAGAGGGCGCGCTCGATGATGGTGTCCGCGGTGGTATCGGCGACGgcgttgctgctgttgctgccaCCGCTGTTCCTGAAGAGGAGAGCGATGATGAGTACGAGCAGATCCCGACTCGAAGGGAGAAGCAGCGCAGGATCGAAGCACCAGAAAACCCGCTGGTCTCTCAATCTTTGCCATCGCAGCTGAAAGAAGCAAGGGTGGTCTCTGATGTACAGGCGGAAACTCCTGCAGGCGACGAACCTGTGGagcctcaagaagcagctgcaAAATCAAATCTGGAACAGCAGGAAGTAGTCGCAGAGGATGACGATTGGCTTCGTTCACGAACAAACAGACTGCTGGACCTTGTTGATCCCGATGACTTGGAACGAACTCCTGCGCAAGGGCCATCAACAACTGAGACCGATCATGCAGAGGGAGGCGAAGCTATGGAACTCACTTCTGTTGACCCGCCAGCTACAGCTGACGTGGCGATGAATGAGACCACGATGGAGGCATCGGGGGGTGAGCCGGCAAAGGACGACTCACTTGAGGCGATCCGCCGAACATCAAGACTTTTTGTCCGAAACCTGCCCTACAGCGCCACCCAGGAGGATCTCCGGGAGACCTTTGAGCGGTTCGGAACCATTGAAGAGGTATGTTTCAAAtgattttcttttatttatttacaaAACAAAGGCGACGTGATGAAGCTCAGATAGGGACAGCTTATACTTCGGTATTTGATGAGAACTTGAGCGAATATTTTAGTAGATGCTTCGATTGACTGAATTGTTGCCAATCTTACTACATTTTTTTGAGGATTTTACTAGTCTGAATATCAACTAATAGATGTTGAAATACTAGGTTCATCTACCGGTCAGCAATTCAGGTACCAGCAAGGGGTTCGCCCTGGTGTTGTTTACTGACCCGTCGGGAGCTGTTGAAGCATTCCAAGCCATGGACGGGGCGACGTTTCAGGGGCGTATTCTTCACATCATTCCTGCGAGTGCAAAGAGAGACACGGGTCTGGATGAGTTTGCAATTTCCAAACTCCCTCTCAAGAAACAAAACATGATTCGGAAGAAACAAGAGGCAGCTGCTACTACGTTTAACTGGAATGCGCTGTATATGAGCCAGGACGCCGTCAACGCGTCGGTCGCCGACCGTCTTGGTGTTTCAAAATCAGAACTTCTTGACCCTACCTCGGCCGATGCTGCCATCAAGCAGGCCATCGCGGAGACGAGCGTCATTCAAGAGACCAAAGCATATTTCACCGCTAATGGAGTGGACCTCGAAGCTTTCAAGTCAAAGAAGCGGGGTGATACGGCCATCTTGGTGAAAAACTTTCCCTACGGGACGACGATCGACGAGCTCCGTAAGCTCTTCGAGGAGTCTGGGCCCGTGCTGAGAGTTTTGATGCCCCCGAGCGGGACAATCGCCATTGTCCAGTTCTCGCAGCCCAATTACGCCAAATCCGCTTTTGGGAAGCTGGCATATCGCCGGATTGGAGATAGTGTGCTCTTTTTGGAAAAAGCGCCAAGTGACATCTTCAGAGGCGGCGACCAACTGGATCAAGCCGTGTCACTAAAAGATCGTCCGGCTCCGACGGTCCAAAATCTTAGTGTGGATGACTTGCTGTCACGCGGTGATAAGCCggaggaggatttggaaACTACCTCTCTGTTTGTGCGAAATTTAAACTTTTCGACTTCCACATCTCGGCTTGCTGAAGCTTTTCAGTCCCTCGACGGATTCGTCTCTGCCAGAGTTAAGACTAAAATGGACCCGAAGAAACCAGGGCAGACACTTAGCATGGGATTCGGTTTTGTGGAGTTCCGCACAAGGAGCCAAGCCCAGGCTGCACTCAAAGTCATGGATGGTCATGTACTTGACGATCATGCCCTGGCTGTTAAGGCATCACACAAGGGCCATGACGCAGCCGAGGAGAGACGTCGGGAAGACAAGGCTAAGAAGGCTGCAGGGCAGCGcaccaagatcatcatcaagaacttGCCTTTCCAGGCGACTAAGAAGGACATCAGGTCACTGTTTGGAACCTATGGTCAACTTAGATCGGTACGCCTACCCAAGAAGGCTGACTATACCCCTCGGGGTTTTGCTTTTGCCGACTTTGTCACTCCCCGCGAAGCCGAGAACGCACTAAATGCGTTGAGGGACACCCACTTGCTTGGTCGCAAGCTTGTCTTGGACTTTGCGGA of Fusarium oxysporum Fo47 chromosome I, complete sequence contains these proteins:
- a CDS encoding RNA-binding ribosome biosynthesis protein MRD1; translation: MASSRIFIKGLPPSISEADFRKHFSAQGREITDVKLIPQRRIGYVGYKTPEDASKAVKYFNRSYIRMSKIAVETARPISDPALTKGQSAWHSKAASTPSTTIKGNEQPAERESDSSLRKRKRDEPQPADPKLREFLHVMKEGREGALDDGVRGGIGDGVAAVAATAVPEEESDDEYEQIPTRREKQRRIEAPENPLVSQSLPSQLKEARVVSDVQAETPAGDEPVEPQEAAAKSNLEQQEVVAEDDDWLRSRTNRLLDLVDPDDLERTPAQGPSTTETDHAEGGEAMELTSVDPPATADVAMNETTMEASGGEPAKDDSLEAIRRTSRLFVRNLPYSATQEDLRETFERFGTIEEVHLPVSNSGTSKGFALVLFTDPSGAVEAFQAMDGATFQGRILHIIPASAKRDTGLDEFAISKLPLKKQNMIRKKQEAAATTFNWNALYMSQDAVNASVADRLGVSKSELLDPTSADAAIKQAIAETSVIQETKAYFTANGVDLEAFKSKKRGDTAILVKNFPYGTTIDELRKLFEESGPVLRVLMPPSGTIAIVQFSQPNYAKSAFGKLAYRRIGDSVLFLEKAPSDIFRGGDQLDQAVSLKDRPAPTVQNLSVDDLLSRGDKPEEDLETTSLFVRNLNFSTSTSRLAEAFQSLDGFVSARVKTKMDPKKPGQTLSMGFGFVEFRTRSQAQAALKVMDGHVLDDHALAVKASHKGHDAAEERRREDKAKKAAGQRTKIIIKNLPFQATKKDIRSLFGTYGQLRSVRLPKKADYTPRGFAFADFVTPREAENALNALRDTHLLGRKLVLDFAEAEAVDAEEEIAKMQKKVGGQVNKVALQQLTGKGRSRVNIGNENDEMDM